A section of the Saccharopolyspora gregorii genome encodes:
- a CDS encoding DUF3558 domain-containing protein, whose translation MTRRSRRLLTTVVCAALLGLSGCALGGAPTGSDENGPDPQPKASGLKDFDPCTFFTPDDLAAAGVGSAPERVEDVSFEPGCSFEGEKAMLTLYKNQDETVDSYATRGTWDSYQKFDINGRAAATGISAGATDRGICNIVVDAGGGVAIVTVNEVLPGDIPDPCGEAKKLAQQIEPRLPR comes from the coding sequence GTGACCCGACGATCCCGCCGGTTGCTCACCACAGTTGTTTGCGCGGCACTGCTCGGCCTGTCCGGCTGCGCGTTGGGAGGCGCGCCCACCGGCTCGGACGAGAACGGCCCCGATCCGCAACCCAAGGCTTCCGGGCTCAAGGACTTCGACCCGTGCACGTTCTTCACCCCGGACGACCTGGCGGCAGCAGGCGTGGGCAGTGCACCGGAACGCGTTGAAGACGTCTCCTTCGAACCGGGCTGCTCCTTCGAGGGCGAAAAAGCCATGCTGACGCTGTACAAGAACCAGGACGAGACGGTCGACAGCTATGCGACCCGAGGTACCTGGGACAGCTACCAGAAGTTCGACATCAACGGGCGGGCCGCGGCCACCGGGATCAGCGCCGGCGCCACGGACCGCGGGATCTGCAACATCGTCGTCGACGCGGGCGGCGGCGTCGCGATCGTCACCGTGAACGAGGTCCTCCCCGGCGACATCCCCGACCCGTGCGGCGAGGCGAAGAAGCTCGCCCAGCAGATCGAACCCCGCCTCCCCCGCTGA